In Nocardioides faecalis, the following proteins share a genomic window:
- a CDS encoding Rieske 2Fe-2S domain-containing protein — MTDTRLLDQGATPLRYARGWHCLGLASDFRDGKPHAVEGFGTKLVVWVDGKGELNVLDGYCRHMGGDLTQGEVKGDEIACPFHDWRWGGDGKCKQIPYARRVPLRARTQRYETALRNDQLFIWHDPEGAKADHDILPPQLPGLEEGLYTDWVWNAEHIEGSHCRELIDNVVDMAHFYYVHFSFPTSFRNVFEGHTATQFMESKGRPDKAGGYGSAELFLKSEATYYGPSYMINWLEVDYKGFETEVILINTHIPTGADSFLLQYGITVKKPEGMDDDTANYIARKYAEMFGSGFLQDVHIWKNKVPVQNPLLCEEDGPVYQLRRWYEQFYVDVADIAPEMVERFEFEVDTTKANEFWQEEVAENLARMAADEKAAAEAGAGGEPPIMSGT; from the coding sequence ATGACCGACACCCGCCTTCTCGACCAGGGAGCCACGCCGCTGCGCTATGCCCGCGGTTGGCACTGCCTCGGACTCGCCTCGGACTTCCGCGACGGCAAGCCGCACGCGGTCGAGGGTTTCGGCACCAAGCTCGTGGTCTGGGTGGACGGCAAGGGCGAGCTCAACGTGCTCGACGGCTACTGCCGGCACATGGGCGGCGACCTGACCCAGGGCGAGGTCAAGGGGGACGAGATCGCGTGCCCGTTCCACGACTGGCGCTGGGGCGGCGACGGCAAGTGCAAGCAGATCCCCTACGCCCGCCGCGTCCCGCTGCGCGCGCGCACCCAGCGCTACGAGACCGCGCTGCGCAACGACCAGCTCTTCATCTGGCACGACCCCGAGGGCGCCAAGGCCGACCACGACATCCTGCCCCCGCAGCTGCCGGGGCTGGAGGAGGGTCTCTACACCGACTGGGTGTGGAACGCCGAGCACATCGAGGGCTCGCACTGCCGTGAGCTGATCGACAACGTCGTGGACATGGCGCACTTCTACTACGTGCACTTCTCGTTCCCGACGAGCTTCCGCAACGTCTTCGAGGGCCACACCGCGACCCAGTTCATGGAGTCCAAGGGCCGCCCCGACAAGGCGGGCGGCTACGGCTCGGCGGAGCTGTTCCTCAAGTCCGAGGCCACCTACTACGGGCCCTCGTACATGATCAACTGGCTCGAGGTCGACTACAAGGGCTTCGAGACCGAGGTCATCCTGATCAACACCCACATCCCGACCGGCGCGGACTCGTTCCTGCTGCAGTACGGGATCACGGTGAAGAAGCCCGAGGGCATGGACGACGACACCGCGAACTACATCGCGCGCAAGTACGCCGAGATGTTCGGCTCCGGGTTCCTGCAGGACGTGCACATCTGGAAGAACAAGGTGCCCGTGCAGAACCCGCTGCTGTGCGAGGAGGACGGGCCCGTCTACCAGCTGCGCCGCTGGTACGAGCAGTTCTACGTCGACGTCGCCGACATCGCCCCCGAGATGGTGGAGCGCTTCGAGTTCGAGGTCGACACCACCAAGGCCAACGAGTTCTGGCAGGAGGAGGTCGCCGAGAACCTCGCGCGGATGGCCGCCGACGAGAAGGCGGCTGCCGAGGCCGGCGCCGGCGGCGAGCCGCCGATCATGTCGGGGACCTGA
- a CDS encoding acyl-CoA dehydrogenase family protein has translation MHIDLEPQQVALREELREYFAQLVTPEIRAGLASATGEFGEAGVYRDVIRQIGSDGWLGIGWPKEYGGQARSMIEQLIFTDAAAVAGVPIPYLTLNTVGPTIMRFGSAAQKEYFLPRILAGDLHFSIGYSEPGSGTDLASLQTKAVLEAAESGEAESGEWVINGQKMWTSLIQYADWIWLACRTEPDAPRHKGLSMILVPADAEGFSYTPVHTVAGVHTSATYYSDVRVPAENLVGERGGGWSLMTNQLNHERVALTSAAPLTLSLKLVREWATETRNPDGRRVIDAEWVQIALGRAHARIEALSLINWKLAADADHGVELSPAEASATKIYGSELATEIYRVLMEVVGPHAHVTAESPGAVLAGRLERYFRSSLVMTFGGGTNEIQRDIIGYVGLGLPAAKR, from the coding sequence TTGCACATCGATCTTGAGCCGCAGCAGGTCGCCCTGCGCGAGGAGCTTCGTGAGTACTTCGCGCAGCTGGTGACCCCCGAGATCCGCGCCGGTCTGGCGTCGGCCACCGGCGAGTTCGGCGAGGCGGGGGTCTACCGCGACGTCATCCGCCAGATCGGCAGCGACGGCTGGCTCGGGATCGGCTGGCCCAAGGAGTACGGCGGCCAGGCCCGGTCCATGATCGAGCAGCTGATCTTCACCGACGCCGCTGCCGTCGCCGGGGTGCCGATCCCCTACCTGACCCTCAACACCGTGGGTCCGACGATCATGCGGTTCGGCTCGGCGGCGCAGAAGGAGTACTTCCTGCCCCGCATCCTGGCCGGCGACCTGCACTTCTCCATCGGCTACTCCGAGCCGGGATCGGGCACCGACCTGGCCTCGTTGCAGACCAAGGCCGTGCTCGAGGCCGCCGAGTCCGGGGAGGCCGAGTCCGGGGAGTGGGTGATCAACGGGCAGAAGATGTGGACCTCGCTCATCCAGTACGCCGACTGGATCTGGCTGGCCTGCCGCACCGAGCCGGACGCGCCGCGGCACAAGGGGCTCTCGATGATCCTGGTCCCCGCCGACGCCGAGGGCTTCTCCTACACCCCGGTGCACACGGTCGCCGGCGTGCACACCTCCGCCACCTACTACTCCGACGTCCGGGTGCCGGCGGAGAACCTGGTCGGCGAGCGCGGCGGTGGCTGGTCGCTGATGACCAACCAGCTCAACCACGAGCGGGTCGCGCTGACCTCCGCGGCGCCGCTGACGCTGTCGCTGAAGCTGGTGCGGGAGTGGGCCACCGAGACCCGCAACCCCGACGGCCGCCGCGTCATCGACGCCGAGTGGGTGCAGATCGCCCTGGGCCGAGCCCACGCCCGGATCGAGGCGCTGAGCCTGATCAACTGGAAGCTCGCCGCGGACGCCGACCACGGCGTGGAGCTCTCCCCCGCCGAGGCGTCGGCGACCAAGATCTACGGCTCCGAGCTGGCCACCGAGATCTACCGGGTGCTGATGGAGGTCGTCGGCCCGCACGCCCACGTCACCGCCGAGTCGCCGGGCGCCGTGCTCGCCGGCCGGCTGGAGCGCTATTTCCGCTCCTCGCTGGTGATGACCTTCGGCGGCGGCACCAACGAGATCCAGCGCGACATCATCGGCTACGTCGGCCTCGGCCTGCCCGCCGCCAAGCGATAG
- a CDS encoding acyl-CoA dehydrogenase family protein gives MDFLFTPEQDEAADLAANILGDRTGNDRLKAVEAAGDRFDAELWTELGGAGLLSLHLPETYGGAGLGLIELARVLVEVGRRVAPVPLAVHGPAALLLAEHGTPEQQQAWLPGAADGSVLLAAAVAEERAHLPAEPTVRASADGTLSGTKTLVRAGMRADAFVVTATGADGAGVYLVPADADGLERVAQHTSDGDVAALVTFADTPATRIGTAGENAETAERLGQLLVTAAAAEQLGVSEGALRLTAGYARTREQFGRPIGTFQAVSQRLADGFIDVLGQRLTLWQAVWRLAEGLPAATEVATAKLWAADAGHRIAHTTVHVHGGVGIDLDGEAHRYFTSGKRFEQLFGGATEQALAIGRSFAS, from the coding sequence ATGGACTTCCTCTTCACCCCCGAGCAGGACGAGGCGGCCGACCTTGCCGCGAACATCCTCGGCGACCGCACCGGCAACGACCGGCTCAAGGCCGTCGAGGCCGCCGGCGACCGGTTCGACGCCGAGCTGTGGACCGAGCTGGGCGGCGCCGGGCTGCTGTCGCTGCACCTGCCCGAGACGTACGGCGGTGCCGGTCTCGGCCTGATCGAGCTGGCCCGCGTGCTGGTGGAGGTCGGGCGCCGGGTGGCGCCGGTCCCGCTGGCCGTGCACGGCCCCGCCGCGCTGCTGCTGGCCGAGCACGGCACGCCCGAGCAGCAGCAGGCGTGGCTGCCCGGCGCCGCGGACGGCTCCGTGCTGCTGGCGGCCGCCGTCGCCGAGGAGCGCGCGCACCTGCCGGCCGAGCCGACCGTCCGGGCCTCGGCCGACGGCACGCTGAGCGGCACCAAGACCCTGGTCCGGGCCGGCATGCGCGCGGACGCGTTCGTCGTCACCGCGACCGGCGCCGACGGTGCCGGGGTCTACCTCGTGCCCGCCGACGCCGACGGCCTGGAGCGGGTCGCGCAGCACACCAGCGACGGCGACGTCGCCGCGCTCGTCACGTTCGCCGACACCCCGGCCACCCGGATCGGCACGGCGGGCGAGAATGCCGAGACGGCGGAGCGGCTGGGCCAGCTGCTGGTCACCGCGGCCGCCGCCGAGCAGCTCGGCGTGAGTGAGGGCGCGCTGCGCCTCACCGCGGGCTACGCGCGCACCCGGGAGCAGTTCGGGCGCCCGATCGGCACCTTCCAGGCGGTCTCCCAGCGCCTGGCCGACGGATTCATCGACGTCCTCGGGCAGCGGCTGACCCTGTGGCAGGCCGTGTGGCGCCTCGCGGAGGGCCTGCCGGCCGCGACCGAGGTCGCCACCGCGAAGCTGTGGGCCGCGGACGCCGGGCACCGGATCGCGCACACCACCGTGCACGTGCACGGTGGTGTGGGCATCGACCTGGACGGCGAGGCGCACCGCTACTTCACCAGCGGCAAGCGGTTCGAGCAGCTCTTCGGTGGAGCCACGGAGCAGGCGCTCGCCATCGGACGCTCGTTCGCCTCCTGA